In a single window of the Maridesulfovibrio bastinii DSM 16055 genome:
- a CDS encoding transglutaminase-like domain-containing protein, translated as MQQYLDNTKYINFHDKGVADLSKNLRGSHIDDEDIAKRCFEWVRDNIRHSYDYSMNPVTCKASDVLRYGTGYCYAKSHLLVAILRACNIPAGLCYQRLSLKGDGAPFCLHGLVALYLKKHGWYRVDPRGNKIGIDAQFKVPIEQLAFTTLLKEEADLPEIWPDPHPLVVKVLETYSTYDAVYENLPDIELVYL; from the coding sequence ATGCAACAGTATTTGGACAATACAAAGTATATTAACTTTCATGATAAGGGTGTGGCAGACCTGTCAAAAAATCTCAGGGGATCTCACATTGATGATGAGGACATTGCTAAAAGGTGTTTCGAGTGGGTTCGAGACAATATCAGGCATAGTTATGATTATTCTATGAATCCAGTGACCTGCAAGGCTTCCGATGTCCTTCGTTATGGGACGGGGTATTGTTATGCTAAAAGTCACCTTCTTGTGGCTATCCTCAGGGCTTGTAATATTCCTGCCGGACTTTGCTATCAGCGTTTAAGTCTTAAAGGTGATGGAGCCCCATTTTGTCTGCATGGTCTTGTTGCGCTATATTTAAAAAAGCATGGCTGGTATCGGGTTGATCCTCGTGGCAATAAAATAGGTATAGACGCTCAATTTAAAGTTCCGATTGAGCAACTAGCCTTTACAACTTTATTAAAAGAAGAAGCTGATTTACCTGAAATCTGGCCCGATCCTCATCCTTTAGTTGTTAAAGTCTTGGAAACTTATAGTACTTATGATGCCGTGTATGAAAATTTACCTGATATTGAGCTTGTTTACTTATGA